The following proteins are encoded in a genomic region of Sorangiineae bacterium MSr12523:
- a CDS encoding potassium channel family protein — translation MTTPMAPAEELATFTAWATAIFYLAESDHNPQIRTYFDAYHYVATSLSVGYANVFPVTQVGKAVAAAVMMVGPSLSARALDGPKAENNDALIAKLDEILVELRKKPH, via the coding sequence GTGACCACGCCCATGGCACCCGCGGAAGAACTGGCGACCTTCACGGCGTGGGCCACGGCCATCTTCTACTTGGCAGAGTCCGACCACAATCCGCAGATTCGCACCTACTTCGATGCGTACCACTACGTTGCCACATCACTGAGCGTCGGCTACGCCAACGTCTTCCCCGTCACCCAAGTCGGGAAAGCCGTCGCCGCCGCCGTGATGATGGTCGGCCCCTCCCTCTCCGCCCGCGCCCTCGACGGCCCCAAGGCAGAGAACAACGATGCCCTCATCGCCAAACTCGACGAAATCCTCGTCGAACTCCGGAAAAAGCCCCACTAA
- a CDS encoding YqiJ family protein, whose protein sequence is MLGLVAVIVFLQAAGLVGLVAEGGGDHDVNVDADHDVDLNHDADADGDGDADADSDADGDGWHGALSYFGVGRVPLMVLLVTWLLFTGFSGIFFNSLAYVRFGGSGNYAGWVIPVTYGTSLAVGLAAMRFFSRVLGRIFDLGTRGATAKHELSGRIGIVASPELGPKFGEIRVRDERGNELLVHARIETGEDPLKLGQEVVLVDYDTESEMFLATSAKFEMGPRKRPDGERKGNK, encoded by the coding sequence ATGCTCGGCCTCGTTGCCGTCATCGTGTTTTTGCAGGCCGCCGGATTGGTGGGCCTGGTGGCAGAAGGAGGTGGGGATCACGATGTGAATGTCGACGCCGATCACGACGTCGATCTGAATCACGATGCGGATGCAGATGGCGATGGGGATGCCGATGCGGATTCCGACGCCGACGGCGATGGATGGCACGGCGCACTTTCGTATTTTGGAGTGGGACGTGTCCCGCTCATGGTGTTGTTGGTCACATGGCTGCTCTTCACCGGCTTTTCCGGCATCTTTTTCAATAGCTTGGCGTACGTCCGCTTCGGAGGCTCGGGCAACTATGCGGGATGGGTCATCCCCGTCACGTATGGCACGTCCCTCGCGGTGGGCCTCGCCGCAATGCGCTTTTTCTCTCGAGTCCTCGGGAGGATTTTCGATCTTGGCACCCGAGGTGCCACGGCGAAACATGAATTGTCTGGACGCATCGGCATCGTAGCAAGCCCCGAGCTGGGGCCGAAGTTTGGCGAAATCCGGGTTCGCGACGAACGCGGAAATGAGCTTTTGGTGCATGCGCGAATCGAAACGGGCGAAGATCCTCTCAAGCTCGGGCAGGAAGTCGTCCTGGTCGATTACGACACGGAATCGGAAATGTTCTTGGCGACGTCCGCTAAGTTCGAAATGGGCCCGCGAAAGAGGCCCGATGGTGAAAGGAAAGGAAACAAATGA